ACACGCAAAAGCTCCTTGTTTGCATAGAGGGTGAGACACTACCCTTAAGCATGAGTTATGCAAACTAAACTATTGTCAGGCTGACATCTTGACAGGGTTATTTTTAGATCATATTTTAGAATTATTTTACAATGACAAGAGCTTGCGTTAATTGACTTAATgctgaataaaattaaaaaaaaaaaacaaaactgaagatatttacacTGGATGTGTAGAACTTGTAAAATAACTAATATAatacttgtttgttttgttaatgagttaaccctttatcgggcaagtgactatttttggtaatttccgcaaacattaaatatggggtcaTTCTCGTGCCTCAGtcaggtcaagaagcatgttggttttataATACTATACATGAATTCAgaaagattttatagacattttgaagttgtaaatattgaatatgagtgatttttgtcagtttatgactttattttgcatgtgttttctttttagcaagtgctgcttggatgttttatggcaagaggagggagactattGTCAAACCAACTGACAAGGAGGTAAGcgacaatgtccaataacacacaaaggttgaaattttgaatttcagagtatttcaatgagccctataaagggttaagaagtacataaatatataaggatctttatcatcatttgtaaatatacattaaGGCTAAAACAATACAAgtggttttctgtttttataaacTTTAATGTTAACTGAATGCATACCAACTTGCACTGAGCCAATGGGAGTGCAAGTATTAAGTACTCCACTTACAGTACTTGGCACAGAGTAAATGTCATCAAGTACAGTAAGACAGACGTCACTACTTTGCCAACATCAGTTAACAGCTTATTCGCACGAACAATCACCTTTATCTCATAGACACGTGCACAAGTATGTCTTTTGTATTCTTGAAAGCGTCATGATTGTAATCTCGAGTCTTTTATACTTTGCTTATTTTGAATTATGGCTGTGTAACGCAATAAAATAATACACTTACATGATCCGACAGGTAAAACCAGCACAGTTCAAACTTTAATCAACTCCTGGATGTGTCACAGTTACTCAACTCCACATGGAAACTAAGTCTACAGTGACATTAAACATCATTTGGTGTTACCCTTTTCTGTGTTGTGTGGTGCCAAAGCTTTATTCTTTACACCTGCAGTCAACTGAGAATATTTACCCTTCTCCATTGTGCTCTCAAACAGACATTTGGGAAACTATTTTCCTCTACAAACAACTAAACCAGAGGGAACTTATTACTGCTGGAGCCTTCCAGTACAGCAGAGTACTGTTCAACTTGAACATTTTACAGGCACGGAAGAAATTAACAGAGAATGAAGGGCTACTGGAGTGTTTATGTAACCTATGGGTGCAGCACAAAATTCATAGTATGGTCAATGGAAATTTGTAGGTTACTAGGACAAATGTGATAGAAGTAAACCGCAGCTGCTATTATGTTTTAACCAAAACATGAACAATGCATTGATTTTGTTCTGGggaaatgataataatgataataattgttCAGTGATATAATTTAAACATATTGTCTTGTCAGTAACCTTCCTTAAATGCAACTTTAGGCAGTAAATGTTACCTACATTGTCTGCATTTTTCTTCTTAGTAGACATTTACTTCAATAAACTGAACCCTGATTTAATCTCCTAACACAGCCCGGATAGTTTCTAaattacaatacaatataatTATACTGGTTTAGATACAGTAGGTGATTAAAAGCAGGAAAGAAACAAAATACATTGTTGTCTATAAAGgtagaataattttgttttcaaacacattcctctttttattcctattcatacacatcagtaatcacttttgaccTCATacgatgattacatactgagttccagttatactttatttataaagAATAAATTACATTGTCACGATCATTTCATAAGAGGAAGTAAAATATTTTATTGCAACTTAATGGGTAAAAGCGTACATTCACTGTTTCCTCATAGATTATATTAATTATTACGTTTATTAGACACTCATTATAGGAGCGATTTAttcatatatgaaaataatttgTAGGTGATTTGGTTGATTTATTAAACTATCTTTAGGCTGATTTTCATATTTATGGTCCAcgtacagtacatacagtatgaGTAATTTACTGAACTGTTTTCGCAACAAGCGGGGGGGTTACTTGATGCCACATTTCATAATGTTCCTCATTCCAACATAGTAACACGTGGTGGCTGTGACTCCGACAGGATACCTGCCCCATCAAGTTCAAAGTGACACAAGGGACAGAAAGCTACCTGCTGCTTTAAAAACACACCACTGTGAGTATTTAACCTTGATCCTCAGACATTCCTGTTACTATGAAGCTTTTAAATTTTCAGAGCTTGCAGGTGTGTACTTTGAGAACTGAGTTAATAAGAAATGAAATGTCTTATCTGATCTCATGTCTACAGAAAGGCAATCAGATGTACTCATAAATTTCACAACTCTGATCCTGACAAGAGTCAGAAAATGGATCAGTACAATATGTCACTACGTACAAATATGCAATTATACAAACACACATGGGAATTCTCAAGGCTATTCATCATATTACTTGCAAAACAGCTAAActttcctatatatatatatatatatatatatatatatatatatatatatatatgttattattttagagaaatatgttatttttattgATGTAAATCAATGAAATCACACTGTTTTTGTATAGATAGTTGAGACTAAACTGTAAAACAacaatacaaaaatgtgttttttcttcacaCACCTTTGGCAGTTCATGAGTCTGACACAGTCCACTTGGTTTCCACCTGTAAAGTCATAATAGAGGCTGTTATTAAGTGGATCTCTCTGTATAcaagaacacacagacacacgatGGCCTCACAAGCTGCTACATGCACCCAGCAGTATGAATGCATGGTGTCTGAGCTCTTGACATTGTGTGGTTAGCTTACAGGAATCCATCGCTGACATGCCACCTTTCAAAATAGTGCCTTTACTGTGGAATGGGTGTCACACgcacaaaacaaacagattaTTACCTGATAAATCAAAACATTCACACCAACACAAACATGTAACATGTAGAAACATCTTGAAACGCTTCAGTTTGTAATAACAAAACATAAACCACTTGGTTTCTGGCAAATGCACAATGTATCAGCAGTATTCTAATATCAACATTGGTTTCCAGGTGGGGTAAGGGAAtgcaatttttacctccgccaaggaggttatgtttttgccagggtttgtttgtttgtttgtctgtctgtttgtttgtctgtccgttagtgtgcaacataactcaaaaagttatggacagatttggattaaattttcagggtttgttggaaatgggataaggaagaaatgattaaattttggtggtgatcggggttgggggggcccacgggggggggccactgatcagccttggcggaggtctgcgctctccgagtgcttctagttttttatgttACTATTGGTGGCATTGTTGCAGTACAATCAATGACAGTTGTGTTGCAGGAAACAAGACTGTCAATTACACTGAGATGGGTCATTGAGTTTAACATGACTGTCAGGTGAACTGGAGAATGTATTCATGCTTAAAATAACACTGACATTAACTATTCAAGACATACTGATTTTAGATTTGTTGATTTACATGTCAGCTTGAGTTGTTTCTTGGAATCACATCTACCTTTATATGTAAATCACAAAAACCTCAAGGCAGCTCACAATGAAAAATACAATTAGAAGGTTGATCTGTTTTATTGGTTTTGTGCAAAAAGGGGGTTAAGACTTGATGTGTGAAGAGAGACAATAAAATAACAGTAGTAACTGCTGCTTAATGCTTGGATGTGAAAGCACATAAAGGGTCTGTATCCTTTTCTCACAACTgcaacatagaaaaaaaaatctgatatcctTTATATCCGGGGTTACCCAAGCAACCAAACGTTTTCATTAAAATTAGGATATAAACAATTTCAACAGGTAGCGTAAAATGATAGCACTGCTACAGTATCTGATGCCCAAACGTGACAAATTGTACTGAACTGGAATATTAACTGCAGGCACTGTACCTTGGAAATACAATGGAAACATACGCCACCTGGTTGTCTCAGGTGAAATCGTCCAAAGGAGTAAACCAGATCACGTTTCACAGGTGAGACATTAATAACGCTGTACTGAATGGAAAGCTCAGAGAACATCCTATCTTACTAATTTCTGAACTATTTACGGACAAGACAAAACTGCCCTTTAAAACAcccgtgacttttttttttttttttttttttttttttagagactaTGCACGCAATATGTTTTAAGACGCTCCATATCTTTTGGAACCTTCTGGCTCCTCCTTCTTGGGTTGGTCCTGAGGTGAGGCTATAAACTGCTGCTCTGACAGATTGTAGGTAAGACGGGCTTGAATGCTCCTGCAGGTATGACAGCGACCACATGCTTTACTGAATGCAATTTAAAGCAATCGGTGTCTTGACGAAAGCGGATTCCAGGATTACGCGGAGCGCATCTTTTGGACCGATTCTCCAGTGCGTCACCAGAGAGAAGAAGTGAACTAAAGCATGAAGCTGGAGGTGTTGTGCGGACATCACTATGATATGACACTTAGGGAGATGTCTAGTGATGCCGATGGGAGTGTGCGGTCTCCTCTTTCTGCCGAGGAGGAGCTGGGGTCGGATGGAGACTGCGTTGCGCACAGCCCTTCACCTGTTCCTCGTGCGTAAACGCCAAATCCAAGCCGTACACACGGAGACCCAAGCCGCCTTTCTCATACATCGCTCTCATCGCTATGGCCATCAGGGATTCTCCTTCTGGACGTCTGACTTTGGCAGAAATCAACAACTACTTGATGAAAAAGTTTCCGTTCTTTAGAGGCAGCTACACAGGTTGGAGAAACTCCGTTCGGCACAACTTGTCCCTCAATGACTGCTTTCTCAAAGTGCTCCGGGACCCATCCAGACCTTGGGGAAAGGACAATTACTGGATGCTCAACCCTCAAAGCGAATACACATTTGCTGATGGGGTGTTCCGGCGCAGAAGAAAGCGCATTACCAAAAAGTTAAACGGGGAGGAAGAGGTATCTGAGGCCGCACAGGAGTCTCCGAGCATTGCGCAAAGCACCGCCAGCGCCAGGACAGACTCATGCGCCAAGTTTACGAGTCCTTTTGCCATTGACAGCATCCTCAGCAAGCCGTTCAAGAGGGACTCACACAAGGACTTCCCCCTCCTCCCTGCCCTACAGTGGCCGTGCTACCCTGACCTTATGATTCCTCATTCAAATGCACCTGCCTCATTTCCATACGTCAACACAGCCTGCCATATGGACCCTTCTGTTGCGCATGTGTCAAACCACTATGGCACAGCGCTGCCTTCACAGACTTTCTTTCAATATCAGAAATGAAATCGCACTCATTTCTAATTGGTAAAAAATATGCACTGATGACCGGGGTGGAGGAGAGTACAGACTGCATCATGGACAGATCATAACATTATTGGAATTAAATTACCTTTGGCATCATTGTGATCTTACTGCATtacattgtgtttgtattttgtcatttctgtGTAATGCATGTTGGGTTTGCTGTTTTACGCACAACACGCACACTTTGCTGTAATGTTACtgaactgtactttttttttttttttttttgcttaacaaacATGTTCAAATATGCACTTTGTTTTGTGTCTCTTCTTTCAGAAAATGTGCGATTTACGACATAAAAAGGAAAATGACCCCTATTTCGCATTGTTTCTGTGTGTACACATTGAATATTATAAACTTTTAGTCAAAcacactgtcttttttttctccattctagTCTCCTCCACCTGTTATAGGAGGGCGTGTGTTCATGTGACTTCATTCTAGAGAAGCTGCTAGGGTTAGGGGCCTCCTATTGGCTATTCCAAGCTTTTCACATTTTATATAGAGGAcctccctaataataataataataataataataataataataataataataataataataataataatagcttgaTTATTATACATttccccataaagttggaataaattattattattattattattattattattattattattattattattattattattattttaccttttttatgaaatgattgtgacaatttgAATTATTCTTTATCGATATGTATAAAGCAGGACTCATTGTATCTGGTCAAAAGTAATTACTgatatgtataaataggaatgaaaagaggaatgtgttagaaaacaaaattattctaataataacaataataacaataataataataataataataataataataataataataataataataataataataataataataataatgtaccgGATAGAGTCATCCAGTATTTATTGTTTCTGTCTGGTGCTGTAAATAGCTGTCGCCTCAACCACCACACATGCGCAGGAAAGGCTTTATACAAATGGTGCATCCTGAGCGAACACAACCTAGATCCACAATGTCCTCCAAGCAGAGGCCTATTCTTCTGAGGCCAGAAAGTAAATTTCCTTTAAACCAGCTGTGCATCCTGACGCTGCGTGGGTACAGCTTTGATGTTGCTGATATTGTGGATAGGCTGTACTCAGTGTCCATATACTAAGAGTGCTTTTATGACCTCAGGCTTTCACATAACACAGACACATGAGGCATTTACAGTAATACATTTTTCACACAACATATAAATTGCTATCTGGATGTCTCCCTGGGGGTTTATCATACATTCTGTAATCATTCATTTCTTCTGGAGTCCAGACTTCAAGGGGTAAACTGACACTTGTGCGCTGTGTGTGGTATAAGCTGGCACTCTCTGATGGAAAAAACATGCTTCCTCTCAGTGTCCTAACCCTGAACAGATCCCAAACAAATGCTCACTGCAAGACTTTACGACACGAAACTTCCAGGACGCATCAGAGGAGCACACTGtgccaaaatgaatattttttaatttgtctAAACGTCGCTTTTAGCATTACTCGACCATTTATTGTGCCAAATAATCTCCTCACAAATGTAGACAACGAATGTTTTGGAAAGTGAGTCGTGGGAGGAGATTTGTCTTATTCCACTGCGCTGTGTCCGGCTTCTAGTCTGGATCCTGGCCAGATGGGGAGGGAGTAGTTCCTGGCGATTTCTTGGAGGGATTTGAAGGGGGATAGATGGGCAGAGAGATTTAAGAATTGATAGGTGGTCCAGTTGTGTTTGGCCGGGTGGATATGCGCATGCAAAGTCACGGAGctttattttttcctctcatgTGGTGTTAGTGCCAGCAATGGACAGAAAGAGAAAGGAGCAACTGCGGTGTTTCTTAATTTTTACAGTTATAAACTTGCAGCGCATCACAAAAAGACACTGGCCTGTGTTATTGACGCGTGTGGAAATCTGATAACAAACCGTACTTGAACTATAGGGACTGTGAGTTGCGCGTAAAAGTCTGCAGAGTGGACGACATCCAAAAGAGGTGCAACCATGACGACCGAAAGCACCCAGAAACATTTGGATTCGTCTAATCCTCTGCGCTCCAGTCCAGCGGCTGGGACCCTGAACGCAGCTCTGCTGAGCGCACACCCAGTGATGGAGAGCGCGCACAATGCGTCCAAGGGGAAGAAGGGAAACTCTGGTTTGAGGCGCCCTGAGAAGCCACCGTATTCATATATTGCGCTTATTGTCATGGCTATCCAAAGCTCCCCGACCAAAAGGCTTACTCTGAGTGAAATCTACCAGTTTCTACAGGCGCGCTTTCCTTTCTTCAGGGGCTCATACCAGGGATGGAAAAACTCCGTTAGACACAACCTGTCGCTGAATGAGTGTTTTATAAAGCTGCCAAAGGGGCTCGGAAGACCTGGGAAGGGGCACTATTGGACCATCGACCCAGGGAGCGAGTTTATGTTCGAGGAGGGTTCTTTTCGGCGCAGGCCCAGAGGGTTCCGAAGGAAATGTCAGGCTCTGAAACCAATGTACAGGATGATGAATGGGATCGGGTTCGGTGCGTCCATGCTGCAGGGGAACTATGATTTCCAGTCACCGTCCGGGCCGTTAGGATGCCACAACAGCTACAACATAGACTTGATGAGTAATTCAGTGCCAGGGGGCTTCGAAGGACTCGGAGGGGGGCATCACGTCTCACATATATCGTCCAGCTCCGGGTCGTCGTACATGTCTGCGTGTCAGGTGGGCTCTAACACGGACTATGGCCCAGACAGCAGCAGCCCCCTGCAGTCCCCCCCAGCGATGGTAGGTTCTCTGGACTGTCAGACGCCTTATGCAAATGCGGCCTCACATTGGAGTTCACCTGGTGTGTCCTCATACATTAAACAACAGTCACTGGCATCCAACAGCCCCACATCCACGGCCCTTCACCCGGGAATGACGTCTTACTCTCTGGATCAAAACTATCTCCACAATGGACGGGATTCTTCTGATATTTCAGGTAAAGCATCATCTTGTAGTCCTTCATAAACCTGTAGGTATAACATGCACATACTGACAAACAATAGGAATCACAGTTAATTAGAAACATTCAGTTGTAAAGATGTGTTATTGGTCCAAACAGAAACCAAAAGCCGGTGCGTAAAAACCCCACAGTGGGTATATAAACATAAAAGTGAACTCAGCCTGTTAATACACTTATATTAATGTGATCTATTCATTTTCATACTTATTTGATCCAGTAGATATATGAACTGTAGACCCATATGAACAAATACAAGCTACAAATTATTTTTTGAATAAAATctttaataaaatataataccccgccttcgcccctatgtagctgggatacactccaagcgacccccgtgaccctagtgaggataaagcgggttcagaaaattaatgaatgaatgaaaatataatAAACTCTAATGAAAATGTAATGAATGGGCCTATTTAATATCTCTGGCATGAAACTCATTGTTGATTAAACGGAAATTATCCAAGGACAGTTCAGAAAAGCCAGTTATTATgaacatttattttgtatttcaaaACTTTTCATAAGGTGTTACAGGAGTCAAAACACCGATAATAGTATTCAACACAAACTGTAACAATCAAATAAGACATGAAGACATTTAACATGAATCATGAACCGATATATTGATTCGAAGTGCTTTATCCTTCAGACTGACAATTAAAATCACGGacaatctgttttatttagacATTTCTGTTCCGATACAGATTATATTTTTTACTAAGCaactaattcattttattttaatataatttttaattTGATATATACATAGCCTCGTTAGATttgactgatttttttgtttgtttgttttgtttgttttttttttgttttttttttcatgtttggaaATGGCTTTTCTTGGTGCAAATCTTCCTGCATcaaaaatattgcatttttcGTTGGcaaatattaatttatatttattaatttttgatCATGTCGATCCCTATAATAGTTTGCCATATTTTTTGAAAGGGTTACAAATCATCTGCACACAGTACTGTCTTCTGAtgcattattgaaaaaaaaaaaaaaaaaaaaaaaaaagacttacacAAGAAAATACAACTGTCGAttgaataaacaaaacacaaaattcaacctattaaataaaatacaagagcAACCAAAACAACATCATCACCAAAGAAACCTTTTTCACAAACTGGTAAATAATCTAGAACACACACGCATTTACAGATGTGAAATGAAGACTTTTTACGAATGGAAAATGAAATAACCCTAAAATTACGCTCGTAGAATTAAACAACCCTCAGATCATCCTGATGATTTTAACGCCTGACCTTCTGGTGCTTGTTTACAGTGGGATTGTC
The DNA window shown above is from Sphaeramia orbicularis chromosome 17, fSphaOr1.1, whole genome shotgun sequence and carries:
- the foxq1a gene encoding LOW QUALITY PROTEIN: forkhead box protein Q1a (The sequence of the model RefSeq protein was modified relative to this genomic sequence to represent the inferred CDS: inserted 1 base in 1 codon), whose amino-acid sequence is MKLEVLCGHHYDMTLREMSSDADGSVRSPLSAEEELGSDGDCVAHSPSPVXSCVNAKSKPYTRRPKPPFSYIALIAMAIRDSPSGRLTLAEINNYLMKKFPFFRGSYTGWRNSVRHNLSLNDCFLKVLRDPSRPWGKDNYWMLNPQSEYTFADGVFRRRRKRITKKLNGEEEVSEAAQESPSIAQSTASARTDSCAKFTSPFAIDSILSKPFKRDSHKDFPLLPALQWPCYPDLMIPHSNAPASFPYVNTACHMDPSVAHVSNHYGTALPSQTFFQYQK
- the foxf2a gene encoding forkhead box protein F2a, coding for MTTESTQKHLDSSNPLRSSPAAGTLNAALLSAHPVMESAHNASKGKKGNSGLRRPEKPPYSYIALIVMAIQSSPTKRLTLSEIYQFLQARFPFFRGSYQGWKNSVRHNLSLNECFIKLPKGLGRPGKGHYWTIDPGSEFMFEEGSFRRRPRGFRRKCQALKPMYRMMNGIGFGASMLQGNYDFQSPSGPLGCHNSYNIDLMSNSVPGGFEGLGGGHHVSHISSSSGSSYMSACQVGSNTDYGPDSSSPLQSPPAMVGSLDCQTPYANAASHWSSPGVSSYIKQQSLASNSPTSTALHPGMTSYSLDQNYLHNGRDSSDISVGLSRYSGHSAPVCDRKDFVLNLNGISSLHPGSGGSYYHQLHHHHHHHHHQSVYQDVKPCVI